A region of bacterium DNA encodes the following proteins:
- a CDS encoding TonB-dependent receptor, which produces MFFYGIKSTGLCCLGCMLGVLISGSLAKAQEIYIMDKLVIKAEPAGEGMETERINRKLLRAHKVVDLAEILSDEYIEATMIRKGAYGNEVAIRGFSQSNLGFFVDDTLLEGACGSRKDPSLSHLSLLNIERLEITQGPFDVTRAGALGGNINIVTRRPRKGMNTDIFGKYGSFGFISGGLLVNGGNSLVRGLLGYSYSESGQYQDGAGNQLSDYNPGYSEEARDMKAFQKHDVWGKVLFNLTENQSLLLDYKYGNAKDIMTPRVGMDIESEKINMSSIEYTLENFGSFSKKIKIKAYYNQVEHDPSNKYRNVSVYMANDVMTSFVGAKIENQQDSGWALLTYGVDFYVRKWNGLQINKDTGIITKPYLFPDVETQDIGLYIKADKEMDKVLMSFGLRGDWFQNEAKKLEDSVLIFSQNLTDTNKDSEIFPSGYIFGKYFLTDELNLFGGVGHSVRTPTGAERYLQASGGFYGNPDLKPTRNTEADIGIQMERNGFSLRAKGFYSLLKDYIYQQSGPPKTWTNINARMYGADLKIVIDLVYNTSLEAAVACQRGTKETQPLNNEDQDLAQIPPLKTRLALSYDNSGFFGIVDWIHSEKAGNVDADAGEQEVLGWNVFNLRAGYEYHPFVVNVGIENILDKAYAVANSYEWDVVGGSGANPKIVNEPGRFVFVNISCMF; this is translated from the coding sequence ATGTTTTTTTACGGCATAAAAAGCACAGGATTGTGCTGTCTTGGTTGTATGCTGGGAGTTCTTATAAGCGGCTCTTTGGCAAAGGCTCAGGAAATATATATTATGGATAAGCTTGTCATTAAAGCAGAACCCGCAGGCGAAGGTATGGAAACCGAACGGATTAATCGCAAGCTGTTAAGAGCACATAAAGTAGTGGATTTGGCGGAAATCCTATCAGACGAATACATAGAAGCTACTATGATACGCAAAGGCGCCTATGGCAATGAAGTGGCTATTCGGGGATTCAGTCAATCCAATCTTGGGTTTTTTGTAGATGACACGCTTTTGGAAGGCGCTTGCGGCAGCAGAAAGGATCCGTCTTTGTCCCATCTGAGTTTATTGAATATTGAACGCCTGGAAATTACTCAAGGGCCTTTTGATGTGACTCGGGCCGGTGCCCTGGGCGGCAATATTAATATTGTAACCCGCAGACCCAGGAAAGGCATGAATACGGATATTTTCGGAAAATATGGAAGTTTTGGTTTTATCAGCGGAGGATTGCTGGTTAATGGAGGAAATTCTCTGGTACGGGGATTATTGGGCTACAGTTACTCCGAGTCCGGGCAGTACCAGGATGGCGCGGGCAATCAATTAAGTGATTATAATCCGGGATATAGTGAGGAAGCCCGGGATATGAAAGCTTTTCAAAAACATGATGTTTGGGGTAAAGTGCTCTTCAATCTAACGGAAAATCAGTCCCTGCTTTTGGATTACAAATATGGCAATGCTAAAGACATCATGACACCCCGGGTGGGAATGGATATTGAATCTGAAAAAATCAATATGAGTTCAATTGAATATACGCTGGAAAATTTCGGCAGCTTTTCGAAAAAAATCAAAATAAAGGCCTATTATAACCAGGTGGAACATGATCCTTCAAACAAATACCGGAATGTTTCGGTATATATGGCTAATGATGTCATGACCTCGTTTGTAGGCGCTAAAATTGAAAATCAGCAAGACAGTGGTTGGGCCTTGTTGACTTATGGCGTTGATTTTTACGTGCGCAAATGGAATGGCCTCCAGATTAATAAGGATACCGGAATAATTACTAAACCGTATTTATTTCCAGATGTGGAAACGCAGGACATCGGACTCTATATCAAAGCGGACAAGGAAATGGACAAGGTTTTAATGAGTTTTGGTTTGCGCGGGGATTGGTTTCAAAATGAGGCTAAGAAACTTGAAGACAGCGTTTTGATATTTAGTCAAAATCTGACAGATACGAACAAAGATTCCGAAATATTTCCGAGCGGTTATATATTCGGGAAATATTTTTTAACGGATGAGCTTAACCTATTCGGCGGTGTAGGGCATAGTGTCCGGACACCAACAGGCGCTGAACGGTATCTCCAGGCATCCGGCGGTTTTTACGGCAATCCGGATTTGAAGCCTACGCGAAACACTGAGGCGGATATTGGCATCCAGATGGAGAGAAATGGTTTTAGTCTGCGAGCCAAGGGGTTTTACAGTTTGCTAAAGGATTATATTTATCAGCAATCCGGTCCGCCTAAGACCTGGACGAATATCAATGCCCGCATGTATGGGGCGGATCTGAAAATTGTGATAGACCTGGTTTATAATACCAGTCTGGAAGCTGCGGTTGCCTGTCAACGCGGAACCAAAGAAACACAGCCGTTAAATAATGAAGACCAGGATCTGGCTCAGATTCCTCCGCTGAAAACCAGGTTGGCATTAAGTTATGATAATTCCGGTTTTTTTGGGATAGTAGACTGGATACATTCTGAAAAGGCCGGGAATGTTGATGCTGATGCAGGTGAACAGGAGGTGTTGGGATGGAATGTTTTTAACCTCCGGGCAGGATACGAATATCATCCTTTTGTTGTCAATGTGGGGATTGAGAATATTTTAGATAAGGCATATGCAGTAGCCAATTCCTACGAGTGGGATGTGGTGGGAGGTTCCGGAGCAAATCCTAAAATTGTCAATGAACCGGGACGGTTTGTTTTTGTTAATATTTCCTGTATGTTTTAA
- a CDS encoding DUF4143 domain-containing protein: MKREKIQYRSESFGKTFEHFIFQELTAHSHYSNLNYPISYWRTASQLEVDFILGDNEVAPEVKAVEMAVSRILKTCVFFSMNIR, encoded by the coding sequence TTGAAACGGGAAAAAATCCAATATCGCAGTGAATCCTTTGGAAAGACATTTGAACATTTTATTTTTCAGGAACTTACGGCCCATAGTCATTACTCCAACTTAAATTATCCCATAAGCTATTGGCGGACCGCTTCGCAGTTAGAAGTTGATTTCATATTAGGTGATAATGAAGTAGCCCCGGAAGTTAAAGCCGTGGAAATGGCGGTTTCGCGCATATTAAAAACTTGCGTATTTTTTAGTATGAATATAAGGTAA